The following is a genomic window from Neofelis nebulosa isolate mNeoNeb1 chromosome 12, mNeoNeb1.pri, whole genome shotgun sequence.
ctttggggaagtgtcgagtaagagattgctatggctgaggtcagagaggtcttttcctgctttctcctctaaggttttgatggtttcctgtctcacattcaggtcctttatccattttgagtttatttttgtgaatggtgtgagaaagtggtctagtttcaatcttctgcatgttgctgtccagttctcccagcaccatttgttaaagagactgtttttccattggatgttctttcctgttttgtcaaagattagttggccatatgtttgtgagtctagttctggggtttctattctattccattggtctatgtgtctgtttttgtgccaataccatgctgtcttgatgattatagttttgtagtagaggctaaagtctgggattgtgatgccccccgctttggtcttcttcttcaaaattactttggctatttggggcctttcgtggttccatatgaattttagaattgcttgttctagcttcgagaagaatgctggtgcaattttgattgggattgcattgaatgtgtagatagctttgggtagtattgacattttgacaatatttattcttccaatccatgagcatggaatgtttttccatttctttgtatcttcttcaatttccttcataagctttctatagttttgagcatacagatcttttacatctttggttagatttattcctaggtattttatgcttcttggtgcaattgtgaatgggatcagtttccttatttgtctttctgttgcttcattattagtgtataagaatgcaactgatttctgtacattgattttgtatcctgcaactttgctgaattcatgtatcagttctagcagacttctggtggagtctatcggattttccatgtataatatcatgtcatctgcaaaaagtgaaagcttgacttcatctttgccaattttgatacctttaatttccttttgttgtctgattgctgatgctagaacttccaacaacactatgttaaacaacagcggtgagagtggacatccctgtcgtgttcctggtctcagggaaaaagctctcagtttttccccattgaggatgatgttagctgtgggcttttcataaatggcttttatgatctttgagtatgttccttctatcccgactttctcgagggtttttattaagaaacattgCTGGATTttttcaaaggccttttctgcatcgattgacaggatcatatggttcttctcttttcttttattaatgtgatgtatcacgttgattgatttgcgaatgttgaaccagccctgcatcccatgaatgaatcccatttgatcatggtgaataattctttttatatgctgttgaattcgatttgctactatcttactgagaatttttgcatccatattcatcagggatattggcctgtagttctctttttttactgggtctctgtctggtttagggatcaaagtaatgctggcttcatataatgagtctggaagttttccttccctctctattttttggaatagcctgagaaggataggtattatctctgctttaaacgtctggtagaactcccctgggaagccatctggtcctggactattatttgttgggagatttttgataactgattcaatttcttcgctggttatgggtctgttcaagctttctatttcctcctgattgagttttggaagagtgtgggtgtttaggaatttgtccatttcttccaggttgtccagtttttggcatataattgttaatagtattccctgataattgtttgtatctctgagggattggttgtaatattccattttcattcatgattttagctatttgggtcatttcccttttctttttgagaagcctggctagaggtttatcaattttgtttattttttcaaaaaaccaactcttgatttcattgatctgctctatagtttttttttagattctatattgtttatttctgctctgatcgttattatttctcttcttctgatggatttaggctgtctttgctgttctgcttctatttcctttaggtgtgctgttagattttgtatttggagtttttcttgtttcttgagataggcctggattgcaatgtattttcctctcaggactgccttcgctgcatcccaaagcttttggattgttgtattttcattttcgtttgtttccatatatttttaaatttcttctctaattgcctggttgacccattcattctttagtagggtgttctttaacctccatgcttttggagattttccagactttttcctgtagttgatttcaagcttcatagcattgtggtctgaaagtgtgcatggtataatttcaattcttgtatacttatgaagggctgttttgtgacccagtatatgatctatcttggagaatgttccatgtgcactcgagaagaaagtatattctgttgctttgggaagcagagttctaaatatatctgtcaagttcatctgatccaatgtatcattcagggcccttgtttctttattgaccatgtgtctagatgatctatccatttctttaagtggagtgttaaagtcccctgcaattactacattcttatcaataaggttgcttatgtttgtgagtaattgttttatctatttgggggctcctgtattcagtgcatagacatttataattgttagctcttactgatggatagactctgattattatataattcccttcttcatctcttgttacagcctttaattgaaagtctagtttgtctgatataagtatggctactccagctttcttttgacttccagtggcatgataaatagttgtccatcccctcactctcaatctgaaggtgtcctcaggtctaaaatgagtctcttgtagacagcaaatagatgggtcttgtttctttatccattctcataccctatgtcttttggttggtgcatttacaTTCCATTTACAGTCCATTTACATtacagtccatttacattcagtgttattatagaaagatatgggtttagagtcattgtgatgtccataggtttcatgcttgtagcgatgtctctggtactttgtctcacaggatcccccttaggatctcttgtagggctggtttagtggtgacgaattccttcagtttttgtttgggaagacctttatctctccttctattctaaatgacagacttgctggataaaggattctcggctgcatatttttactgttcatcacattgaagatctcctgccattcctttctggcctgccaagtttcagtagagagatcagtcacgagtcttactCACATGCTCCctttagagcacgtttatctctagctgctttcagaattttctctttatccttgtattttgccagtttcactatggtatgtcgtgcagaagattgattcaagttacgtctgaagggagttctctgtgtctcttggatttcaatgcctttttccttccccagatccgggaagttctcaggtattatttcttcaagtataccttcagcacctttccctctctcttcctcctctggaataccaattatgcatatattatttctctttagtgcatcacgtagttctctaattttcccttcatactcctggatatttttatctctctttttctcagcttcttctttttccataattttatcttctagttcacctattctctcctctgcctcttcaatccgagccatagttgtctccattttattttgcagttcattgatagcattttttagctcctcctggctgttccttaggcccttgatctctgtagcaagagattctctgctgtcctttatactgttttcaaacccagcgattaattttatgactattattctaaattcactttctgttatattgtttaaatcgtttttgatgagttcattagctgttgttatttcctggatgtttttctgaggggaattcttctgtttggtcattttggatagtccctggaataGTGtcgacctgcagggcacttcccctgtgctgtggtgtataactggagttggtgggcggggccgcagtcagacctgatgtctgcccccagcccactgctggggccacaggcagactggtgtgtgccttctcttcccctctcctaggggcgggattcactgtggggtggcgtggcccatctgggctacttgcacactgtcaggcttgtggtgctggggatctggcgtattagctggggtggatcaacaaggtgcacaggggcgggaagggtaggctcagctcgcttttcctttggagatccacttcaggaggggccctgtggcaccgggagggagtcagacccgccagagggatggatccgcagaagcacagcgttgggtgtttgcgcggtgcaggcaagttccctggcaggaactggttccctttgggattttggctgggggatgggcgagggagatggcatgggcaagggagatggcgctggagagcgcctttgttccccgccaagctgagctctgtcgtctggggctcaacaactctccctcctgttgtcctccagccctcccgttctctgagcagagctgttagcttataaccttccagatgtcaagtcgcgcttgctgtgggaacacactccatctggcctctctgcttttgcaagccagactcaggggctctgctgccggcgggctgcccctccgcccccggCTCtctcccgccggtccgtggagcgcgcacagcctctccgcccttcctaccctcttccgtggtcctctcgtctgcacttggctccagagactccattctgcttgTCTTCTGGTggctttctgggttatttaggcaggtgtaggtggaatctaagggATCAGCCACCCATAGTTCCTTCTGAGCAAGATGACCTCACCATAAATCTATGACAGGGAGAGAAACCCTAAGCAGAGTCTCATGCAATATACCTGTGTTCCTTCTTGTAGGAGTTAGGGCTGCCAGGACAGAGGTTGACCAAAGGTGAATAAGCCAGCAGCTGAGTACCTGAATTGTAACCAGAATGTTTTACTATTTCCTGAACATCTTTTTCAGTCTTGGTAGtacttggttttctcttttttttcctgacctaGTAGTGCATCtgagttcttatttttatttgtttttactttcagtaAATTCCTACAATAAGTGCTCATAATTTAAGATGATAAACTATTACCAATCTTAGAAAAGGAAGTTCAATTAATGGCAGGTCAAGAAAATGTTACCAGGAAACAACATGTACTCATCTTTGCCGTCACCTGTGTTAGAAGGCAGGATAAGGCGCTGTCACAGGTTCTTCTTTGTCAGAGATTGACAGGAAGGTAAGACCCTCTCATTTCCCTCACATAATTCATGAGACTGATGATGGCCATATTGAAAGGTCCCGTGGTCACATTAATTCTTTACCTACTTGACACTTCAGTTTAATCAGTGTTCCCTTGTCTTTTTGTTCCAATGTTGATTTTGTTCACCCCCATCTCTCATTAATTGAGTTCTGGGTCTTATTTCTAGGCAAGCTAAAGACTATGGTTAAGTTCCCAGTTTTATATTGCCTGAGATAATCCATGAATTAGAGATAGTCAGGTTTTGAAAACAGATTTCATTGCCAAAATGGAAGATTCGTGGCAAGCAGATATTGTGAATTAAATATTTGAGGATTAAGTTCTGTTTATTCTTCAGTTCTCACCAGCAAAATTATCAAAgttattgtattagttttctgggCCTGTCATAgcaaagtgccacaaactgggtggcttaagcaatggaaatttattttttcacatttctggagCCTAGGAATCTGAGGCTAAGGTATTGACAGGCTTGGTTTCTTTTGAGGACTCTTTTTGACTTGCTATCTTCTGTGCCTTCACATGGGGttgcctctgtgtgtctgtgtcctaatctccacCTTTTGGAAGAATGCTACCTGGATTATGACTCACCTGAATGACATCATTTTAAGTTAACTACCTCTCTAAAAACCCTATCTCCAAACAAATCACTACTGGAGatgagggtggtggtggttagGATTTTAATCTACAAATTTCGGGGacggggaacacaattcagtccaaCCCCAATGTATTAGATACCAAATTCTTAGCTTTTTAAGAGTCATCACTTAGGATCCACATATAATCCGGGGAAGAGTTGCAGGAGAAATCAAAACAATGGAACACATTTGATGATGCTAGAGAGTCTCTTGCAAGGTCCTTTAAGTCTGTGAATCTCAGAGTAGAGTGGATGTGTGCCTTGATCCCAATATGAGGGCTGTATTTGTGCTCCTCTTGTTCTTGCAGTTACAAAGAACAATAGAAAATGGTGGCATTGTATTTGTAGACAGCAGAGGACTGACTATTGCCCTCAGTGTTTTTCTGGAGGGAATACAAATGTTTTCCAAGGCCTGGAATGGTTCATGTAAGTAGATGAATGAGAGAGACAAAAGTCAGGTTGATGGAGAGAAGAGGCTAGACTAAGATCAAAGGGCTGTGTCAAGAAGCCCTTCATGATGGCCAAGGCTGGTATCACCATTGGATCATCATTACAGAGCAGAAGGAATCATAAAAGTCAGTCACCAATCTCAAAAGCAAGCCCTAACCATCATTCACGGTGACAAATGACTGGAAAAAATGCTGACTTCAGATGTCAGCAACTGATTCCAGTACAGGACCAAAGGATAGACTAATCTAAAAGAGAGACCCTGTCTGTCTTTGGAGACATCAGGGAGAAGCTGGATAAGCCCTGATAGTTTTAAATGGGGCTTGAAAGGAGCAATGGTATCCATGAAGggtgagaaatgaataaatggggcTTATGAATAAATCAGAAGTCACTGGGGAAATATTGGATTGGATGGAGAAAAGTCCATACCGAGCTATGATTAGGTAGACTGAGGgctcaaaataaaagataaatgaaactatagacataaatttatagaaattaattccatttttacaTGCCCAGCGTATGGTGGCTAAAACTGCACTTTTTATATGTACCAGTACTTTTTGTGTCCATACTTACAGCAGACATTGTAATCAGTCTTTATTCATCCTTGTGTATTCAGCCCAGAGTTCTTTTGCTACATAAGTGTAAAGTAATTCACTTTACTGGTttcttaaataattcattttccaGCTAATTTGTGAACCTTTTTCATATCAGGCCTTTTAAACCAAAGGCTCTCACTAGTAGTTTACATACATTGATTTTTACTCTGTCTTCAGTGACCATATGaagcatttctaattttttttttcaacgttttttatttatttttgggacagagagagacagagcatgaacgggggaggggcagagagagagggagacacagaatcggaaacaggctccaggctccgagccatcagcccagagcctgacgcggggctcgaactcacggaccgcgagatcatgacctggctgaagtcggacgcttaaccaactgcgccacccaggcgcccccatatgaaGCATTtctgatagaaaaaaatactacttcattaaaaaaaaaaacactacagaaGAGATGGAAGTATAGGCCTCTGTAGAGAGGATACAGGTAAGGAGCTCCATAAAGTGTAGGTTGATGAATGCACCCTGAGCTTATGAAGGGTGCAATGTGTAGAGGCCAAAACATGTATAGAGGCACAGAGCTGGTTTACTAATAGTCAGTTGGGTGGTTGATGTCAGTTGTTTTGACTCTAATGACTCCAGAGCCCAAGATATTCAGCTGTTTTGAGAAGTAAAAGCAGGACCATGGTTATATCATGACATGACCAGGGAACACGGCCTCTATATTTGGGAAACTCCTAGTCTGCTAGTCTGAGAGTGAGGttacacacacaaccacacacatgcacagacatgcatgcacatgctgatacacacatgtatgcacacctGTAAAAATTTTTCTAACAGTTTCAAACAGAATAGGTGGTTATGTGTGCAAAATATATTTGcacatatatatttgatttctACATAGTTGTATATAAAAATTCTCTGGTAATTCAAGTGACCAAACTTGGCTGGAAATttataaatagaaggaaatatgGGAGGTTCCTAATAAGTATGGAAGGAGTAAAGGGATTGTGATTTTCTGGAATCAGGGAGTATTTGGGGATGATCTATACTGCAGCTTCGGTACCAAGACTGGGTAGTCATGTGGAACCATGGTATGACAGAAACAGCAGGGTAGGAAAGTACCTAGTGCAGGTAAAGTTGATCAAAGTGTATTCCCTCAGGTGTGTCTATCTGGATGTGTGTGTCtgaacacacacccacacccacactcacacccACAACTTGCAATCAGGGTTCATGGATTTTGTTGGCTTGTGCAGTAGAAAGCATATCCATTTGAGTCTTCACTCTGCTTATCAATTTCTCTAAGCCCCGTTTCATGTCTTTGTTTCTCAAACTGTAGATAAATGGATTCAACATGGAGGTCAGTACAGTGTAAATGATTGTTGCTATTCTGTCCTTGACAGTATAGTTGGACAAGGGTTGGAAATAGACATAGGTAATACTCCCATAAAACAGAGTCACCACAGTGAGATGGGAGCTGCAGGTGGAGAAGGCTTTGCATTTTCCAGCCACTGAGGGAACATTGAGGACAGCAATGAGAATTCTTAGGTAAGAGATGATGATGCAGATACATGGGGCCATCACAGAAGCCAACCCTTCTGTCATGGCCATAACTTCATTGACAAAGGTGGAAGAGCAGGCCAGTTTCAGAACAGGGTTGACATCACAGAAAAAATGTTGGATTACATTTGATGCACAGAACGTGAGCCGATTCACCAGGAGGACATGTAGGAGGGAGTGGAGGCAGGAGAAAGCTACGGAGAAGGCCAGCAGCAACGTACAGCGTCTGCGGTTCATCACAGTGACATAGTGGAAAGGATTACAAATGGCTACATAGCGGTCAATGGCCATAACTGCCAGGAGATAACTGTCTATGTTTccaaaaaccaggaaaaaatacATCTGTGTCAGACATTCAGCATAGGAAATGGTCTTTGTCTCTGATAAGAAGTTCACTAACATCTTGGGGACTACGACTGTTGTGTAGCAAATATCAGCAAAGGACAAGATGctcaggaagaagtacatggggttTTGGAGTTTGGGATCAGAGCGGATAGCCAGGATGATGAGCAGATTCCCCGTTATAGTGACCAGGTACATGATAAGAAAGAGAGCAAAGAGTGGCTTCTGGTCCTCAGGGTGAGAGGAGAGTCCTATGAGGATGAATTCAGACAGTCTTGTCAGGTTGGACATTCCCATAGACTTGAATGCACCTACAGATAAAAGGTCCTGTCAATTAATAGTTCTTATGTCATCTAGGACATGCACCTTTCCATCTGGTTCTTGCAATGAGAATTGGCAGTTACTAATAGAGCATTTActtcaatgtttttctttatgaatatGGGCAAATGAGAGCCAAAGTTGCGTTTTCACTTGTTCTTTTAGAATCTTTGATATAGAGATCTATAGAAAACtgattgaaggagagagagagagacagagaggaagaaggaaaactaaacggtggtggaggaggaggaggaggaggatgaagaggaggaggaggagaaaagagggagagcaGGCTTgattcccttttcctcctccttattCTGTGACTAGTAATCACAGGAACCACAGATGCAGTCTATGAATCAGGTTAAGGTCAACTTCTCATAAAGATTACCCATGGCTAATGCACATCTATATAATCATGAAATAGCTATTTCACCTAGTTTATGGTTGATGAAGAGCCATCTTTTTAAATCAAGATGCTTCTTCCCACACCATTTGCAATGGAAGTATGAATGGCCTACAAAACCATTTGGTTGAATGTTGAAAGTAAGCAGAGGGCaaagaaagatggagaagggaaagtgagagagacgaagtgaattttcaagagaaaattcTCTCCCCAAATTCCCTGTTCTTCAGCTCGTATTTCATATCTTGAGGTCAGGGGAAGGTGGCTTACAAGTGGACTGGGTAAAGAAAGATTTAACTATAGAATATAGATACCTAAATCTCAACATTTAGTACAAACATTGTTATCTTTCTTAGTGTCCAATGATGACTAATTACCTGTCTGAGATCAAATATTTATATCTTCTCACCAGGAATTCTCAAAGTTCATTTCTTACCTGGGAAGGACATTAAAATCTTACTTCATGTATTCATTCCACTGCCTTCATTCATGCTCCATGGAATTATTagtgaaaaagaagacaaactgTGCCAAGAGATAGCATACAGAAAATGTGTCTGATTGTAGAAAACCTCCTAATTCTCCTTAAATCTGAATGCTCCCTTCCATGGATTCTTACCATCCTTTCCAAGATATATATACTTACAGCCCCTGCTTCCCTCATGGGAATATCCTCTGATGCTGTGTCACTAAGTCCCTGGTGTTTGATCGGGGAGataataagaacaaaaacatgCATTAACTTTGTGCAGGATTGTCTCCAAGGATCCCAAGGAATTACATGTGTTCTCCTTCTTCAAATGGCCCCACATCCCTGTCTTCAATGGTCTGGGCATAGTGCAACATCTGCTTAGCCTGGTGTAGGTGTCCGTGGGAGACAATAACTTTCTGTCCCTGGCTATTGCAACCTCTCTGAGGGTTACCTTGGTTTGTGCCATGTGGGACTGAGGATAGAGTACCGGGGAGGGACACCTGGTTTCTTCCTTGAACCTATAAAGCTTCAATATGGACTTCTCCTTTGTCCCTCCATTTGTCTAAAGGACATCTATCTCAGAGCACCACAACATCACCAGTACCTTCTGCTCTGTCCTCCTCAAGtttattctgatttatttattttttattcaaatgtcattgacatacaataatatattaatttcagtGCTAATATAGTGAACTGCTAATACAATGAACATAGTTTTTGAACATTTATATGCATTCTAAAGTGATCACCAGGATAAAtttagctgccatctgtcaccatacgaagttgttacaatattgttaactatattccctatgctgcaaCTTTCATCCcctttaattatttgttttataactagaagtttgagccttttactctttttctccTATTTCAACCATTCCCCACTGCCCCACACCCTGCCCACTCTAATCCCCTCTGGGGACCATCtgattgttctctgtatctataagcctgtttctgttttgttttcattttttaagttaatttatttactttcaagttagttgacatacagtgtagtattggtttcaggagtagaacccagtgagtcatcattacatataacaccctgctcatcctaacaagtgcccttcttaaagCCCgtcacccttccccccacccacctcccctctagcaaccctcagtgttctctgtatttgttttgttttttagattccatgtataagtgaaatgatatagtatttgtttctctctgtctgacttagtTCAACTTAGCAAAATCCTTTAGGTTTATCAATaacatgttgcaaatggcaagatttcaatattttttatggttgaataatatttcattatacatgtataccacatcgtctttattcatctattgacgGACAGTCAGGTAgcttccatattttgactatgataaataatgctgcagtgaacataggggtgcatgtatcttttcaaattagtgttctcATTATGTTctaataaatactcagaagtagaattgctggatcttatggtagttttattttattttaattttttaatataagttattgtcaaattgtcttacatacaacacccagtgctcatcccaacaagtgccctcctcaatgcccatcacccattttcccctctccccaccccccaccccatctaccctcagtttggtctctgtatttaagagtctcttgtggtttgcctttttccctctctgtttgtaactatttttttttttttaattttgggggaaaTCTCTGTGCTGCTACATCCcccaacagtgcatgagaattttctttttctgcattcttACAGCACTgtttatgtcttgtctttttgataatagccatttttaCAGGTGTTCGATTATAAACAGtggtttatatttgcatttccctgattattagtgatgttgagcatcttttcatgtgtctattggccatccgtatgttttctttggataaatatctgttTAGGTCCTCtgctaatttttttgaaaagatgacagcacttatttatatttgataatcTGTTAGCAAAACtgaacaaaagtgaaaaaaatccctCAAAAATACAACTTTCACAAAACACAGGAATGAAAACATCAACAACAATGCAAACTTCTGCACACCTGTGTTccaatttgtcttttcattcaaaGCATGGTTTTGaagtatacatttttctttcccctcttacATGTAGCTGCCAAGAGAATCTGACTTTATAAATACAATGAATACTATTTATTGGCCAAGCACCACAAAAACTATATGAAATCTCcagaaaacagagataaaaataaatttaacactgATCCTAAACATTCTACAAATTCTTTTAGGTTATTTGATACTtgtattcttactttttttctttttatcccatACATAACTAAACATGTGTATGATTTAGGcaatctattttttgttgttcaatactaaaaatattttttgttgagTTGATGAAGGAAAGGTTAtctttaatatgattttttttctttttcttctattacttTACAGAACTATTTAAATTAGTACATTAATTATAATACTTAAATCTTACTGTAAAATGATAAATCATTCCAAATattggatttatatatttttctttttaaaaaatttatttctttaatttacatccaaattagttagcatatagtgcaacaatgatttcaggagtagatttcttaatgctccttacccatttagcccatcccctctcccgcaacccctctggtaaccctctgtttgttcccatatttaagagtctcttatgttttgtccccctccctgtttttatattatttttgtttcccttcccttaggttcatctgttttgtcttttaaagtcctcatatgagtgaagtcatatgatatttgtctttctctgactaacttcgcttagcataataccctccggttccatccatgtagttgcaaatggcaagatttcattctttttgattgccgagtaatactccattgtatatatatatataccacatcctctttatccattcatccattgatggacatttgggctctttccatactttggctattgtttatagtgctgctatgaacattggggtgcatatgtcccttcgaaacagcacacctgtatcccttggataaatgcctagtagtgcaattgctgggtcataggttagttctatttttaatttttttaggaacctccatactgttttccagagtggctgcaccagcttgcattcccaggtcCTCTGCTaggtttttaattggattgtttggctttttaaaataggaGTCAtgtgagttctttgtatattttggatattaacccattatgagagatgtcacttgcaaatatcttctcccatgaagtaggttgcctttttgttctgttgatgATGTCTTTCACTGCATTACCCAGGTTTTAAAttaggaaaccaaaagaaatggGGGAATTGATTTGTGTGCTTCAAGGATAATGTTATTCAAAGAATACAAACTAGTTCAATGGTTAGAACTGGTTTAAAAGCCATCTCCACATGCAttgaaaat
Proteins encoded in this region:
- the LOC131490955 gene encoding olfactory receptor 1L3-like, which produces MGMSNLTRLSEFILIGLSSHPEDQKPLFALFLIMYLVTITGNLLIILAIRSDPKLQNPMYFFLSILSFADICYTTVVVPKMLVNFLSETKTISYAECLTQMYFFLVFGNIDSYLLAVMAIDRYVAICNPFHYVTVMNRRRCTLLLAFSVAFSCLHSLLHVLLVNRLTFCASNVIQHFFCDVNPVLKLACSSTFVNEVMAMTEGLASVMAPCICIIISYLRILIAVLNVPSVAGKCKAFSTCSSHLTVVTLFYGSITYVYFQPLSNYTVKDRIATIIYTVLTSMLNPFIYSLRNKDMKRGLEKLISRVKTQMDMLSTAQANKIHEP